In a single window of the Manis javanica isolate MJ-LG chromosome 16, MJ_LKY, whole genome shotgun sequence genome:
- the SRSF3 gene encoding serine/arginine-rich splicing factor 3: MHRDSCPLDCKVYVGNLGNNGNKTELERAFGYYGPLRSVWVARNPPGFAFVEFEDPRDAADAVRELDGRTLCGCRVRVELSNGEKRSRNRGPPPSWGRRPRDDYRRRSPPPRRRSPRRRSFSRSRSRSLSRDRRRERSLSRERNHKPSRSFSRSRSRSRSNERK; encoded by the exons ATGCATCGTGATTCCTGTCCATTGGACTGTAAGGTTTATGTAGGTAATCTTGGAAATAATGGTAACAAGACTGAATTGGAACGAGCCTTTGGCTATTACGGACCACTCCGAAGTGTGTGGGTTGCTAGAAACCCGCCCGGCTTTGCTTTTGTTGAATTTGAAGATCCGCGAGATGCAGCCGATGCTGTCCGAGAGCTAGATGGGAG AACGCTGTGTGGCTGTCGGGTAAGAGTGGAACTGTCGAATGGTGAAAAAAGAAGTCGAAATCGTGGCCCACCTCCCTCTTGGGGTCGCCGACCTCGAGATGATTATCGGAGAAGGAGTCCTCCACCTCGCCGCAG ATCTCCAAGACGGAGAAGCTTCTCCCGCAGCCGGAGCAG GTCCCTTTCTAGAGAtaggagaagagagagatcaCTGTCTCGGGAGAGAAATCACAAGCCATCCCGATCCTTTTCTAGGTCTCGTAG ccgATCTAGgtcaaatgaaaggaaatag